The region CTTCCACTTTTTACTAAGAATAAAGACTAACTCAGCATAAGTGAATTTTTTGTCGATAGCTATCCCATATTACTATTCACTGTCATTAATTGGTTAAATTCAGTATGATTATTCCAACTAATTGTTAACTGTCTCCATAGAGTAAAGGAATGAGAATGCAACAGCAGATTGTTGAAGAAATGAAAGTAAAGGCCACAATTGATCCGGCTCAAGAAATACAACAACGTGTCGAGTTTATTAAATCTAAACTTACTCAATCTCATTGTACATCTTTGATCCTAGGTATCAGTGGTGGTGTAGATTCAACAACATGTGGACGTCTTGCACAGATTGCAGTTAATGAATTAAATCAAGAGCTTAATTCTGATAAATATCAATTCATTGCCGTTAGACTTCCTTATGGTATTCAGCAAGATGAAGATGAAGCCCAACTCGCTCTCTCTTTTATAAAACCAAGTCACTCCATTAGTATCAATATCAAAGATGGTGTAGATGGATTGCACTCTGCTAATCATTTTGCCTTGGAGCAAACGGGTTTACTTCCAACAGACAAATCTAAAGTAGACTTCGTGAAAGGCAATGTGAAAGCCCGTGCACGTATGATTGTACAATATGAAGTTGCAGGTTATGTCGGAGGACTTG is a window of Aliivibrio wodanis DNA encoding:
- the nadE gene encoding NH(3)-dependent NAD(+) synthetase; its protein translation is MQQQIVEEMKVKATIDPAQEIQQRVEFIKSKLTQSHCTSLILGISGGVDSTTCGRLAQIAVNELNQELNSDKYQFIAVRLPYGIQQDEDEAQLALSFIKPSHSISINIKDGVDGLHSANHFALEQTGLLPTDKSKVDFVKGNVKARARMIVQYEVAGYVGGLVLGTDHSAENITGFYTKFGDGACDLAPLFGLNKRQVREIAAILGAPDQLVKKVPTADLEELAPQKADEDALTVTYDQIDDFLEGKKIDAEAEARLIKIYQLSQHKRLPIPTIYD